A window from Mixophyes fleayi isolate aMixFle1 chromosome 12, aMixFle1.hap1, whole genome shotgun sequence encodes these proteins:
- the MUC1 gene encoding mucin-1 — protein MYHSRIIGVLLILVSMSHIQVINAEDPSTTPDVQNTTEPTTDPASPQNTTGPTTAPTSPQNDTGPTVASTSPQNTTGPTTAPTSPQNNTEPTTAPTTPQNNTEPTTTPTSPQNNTEPTTAPTTPQNNTEPTTAPATPQNNTEPTTAPTTPQNNTEPTTAPTTPQNNTEPTTAPTTPQNNTEPTTTPTTPQNNTGPTTAPTTPQNNTEPTTAPTTPQNNTEPTTAPTTPQNNTEPTTAPTSPQNNTEPTTAPTTPQNNTEPTTAPTTPQNNTEPTTAPTTPQNNTEPTTTPTTPQNNTGPTTAPTSPQNNTEPTTAPTSPQNNTGPTTTPTTPQNNTGPTTASTTPQNNTEPTTAPTSPQNNTEPTTAPTTPQNNTELTTAPTTPQNNTEPTTAPTTPQNNTEPTTAPTTPQNNTEPTTAPTTPQNNTEPTTAPTTPQNNTEPTTAPTTPQNNTEPTTAPTTPQNNTEPTTAPTTPQNNTEPTTAPTTPQNNTAPTTAPTTPQNNTGPTTAPTSPQNNTGPTTAPTSPQNNTGPTTAPTTPQNNTGPTTAPTGPQNTTVSTSTTQLITTSPTIVFIYMQIRITNHDFSTTLNDPTTSEYKNLVAKIKQMYNEVYNCSTCATRNTYAGVTILTFSAGSVIANTRAEFTEPRTPADVQSILEASLQNSGSNTVGGLTISDVRASSAPIAAASTDTGVPAWGIALLVLASVILLLVIIFIIVLSIMLCRRRHSGNMDTFASRGSYHSMNDYAPYQTHGRYLAPNKNESSGNGTKNQYSYTNQSLESNDL, from the exons TGATAAATGCAGAAGACCCAAGCACTACTCCAGATGTTCAGAACACCACAGAACCAACCACTGATCCAGCAAGTCCTCAGAATACTACAGGACCAACCACCGCTCCAACAAGTCCTCAAAATGATACAGGACCAACCGTTGCTTCGACAAGTCCTCAGAATACTACAGGACCAACCACTGCTCCGACAAGTCCTCAGAATAATACAGAACCAACCACCGCTCCGACAACCCCTCAGAATAATACAGAACCAACCACTACTCCGACAAGTCCTCAGAATAATACAGAACCAACCACCGCTCCGACAACCCCTCAGAATAATACAGAACCAACCACCGCTCCGGCAACCCCTCAGAATAATACAGAACCAACCACCGCTCCGACAACCCCTCAGAATAATACAGAACCAACCACCGCTCCAACAACCCCTCAGAATAATACAGAACCAACCACCGCTCCGACAACCCCTCAGAATAATACAGAACCAACCACCACTCCGACAACCCCTCAGAATAATACAGGACCAACCACCGCTCCAACAACCCCTCAGAATAATACAGAACCAACCACCGCTCCGACAACCCCTCAGAATAATACAGAACCAACCACTGCTCCGACAACCCCTCAGAATAATACAGAACCAACCACCGCTCCGACAAGTCCTCAGAATAATACAGAACCAACCACCGCTCCGACAACCCCTCAGAATAATACAGAACCAACCACCGCTCCAACAACCCCTCAGAATAATACAGAACCAACCACTGCTCCGACAACCCCTCAGAATAATACAGAACCAACCACCACTCCGACAACCCCTCAGAATAATACAGGACCAACCACTGCTCCGACAAGTCCTCAGAATAATACAGAACCAACCACCGCTCCGACAAGTCCTCAGAATAATACAGGACCAACCACCACTCCGACAACCCCTCAGAATAATACAGGACCAACCACCGCTTCAACAACCCCTCAGAATAATACAGAACCAACCACCGCTCCGACAAGTCCTCAGAATAATACAGAACCAACCACCGCTCCAACAACCCCTCAGAATAATACAGAACTAACCACTGCTCCGACAACCCCTCAGAATAATACAGAACCAACCACCGCTCCGACAACCCCTCAGAATAATACAGAACCAACCACTGCTCCAACAACCCCTCAGAATAATACAGAACCAACCACTGCTCCGACAACCCCTCAGAATAATACAGAACCAACCACCGCTCCGACAACCCCTCAGAATAATACAGAACCAACCACCGCTCCGACAACCCCTCAGAATAATACAGAACCAACCACTGCTCCAACAACCCCTCAGAATAATACAGAACCAACCACTGCTCCGACAACCCCTCAGAATAATACAGAACCAACCACCGCTCCGACAACCCCTCAGAATAATACAGCACCAACCACCGCTCCGACAACCCCTCAGAATAATACAGGACCAACCACCGCTCCGACAAGTCCTCAGAATAATACAGGACCAACCACCGCTCCGACAAGTCCTCAGAATAATACAGGACCAACCACCGCTCCAACAACCCCTCAGAATAATACAGGACCAACCACCGCACCGACAGGTCCTCAGAATACCACAGTATCCACCTCAACTACTCAATTAATAACCACAAGCCCCACAATCGTTTTTATCTATATGCAAATACGTATTACTAATCACGATTTCTCTACTACTCTAAATGATCCGACCACTTCGGAATATAAGAATTTGGTGGCAAAAATCAAGCAGATG TACAATGAAGTATATAACTGCTCCACCTGCGCAACCCGCAACACATACGCTGGTGTAACCATCCTGACATTTAG TGCTGGGTCAGTGATTGCCAACACTCGAGCTGAGTTTACAGAACCTCGGACACCAGCAGATGTCCAGAGCATCCTAGAGGCCAGCTTACAAAACAGTGGTAGCAACACCGTTGGTGGACTAACAATATCTGACGTACGAG CCAGTTCAGCCCCAATAGCAGCCGCCAGCACAGATACCGGGGTGCCAGCTTGGGGCATCGCTCTGCTTGTTCTGGCATCAGTTATACTTCTCCttgtcatcattttcatcatcgtTTTG TCCATCATGTTATGTCGCAGAAGGCACAGCGGTAACATGGATACCTTCGCTAGTCGCGGGTCGTACCACTCCATGAATGACTACGCACCCTACCAAACCCACGGACGATATCTCGCCCCTAACAAAAATGAG TCTTCAGGTAATGGAACAAAAAACCAGTACTCCTACACCAACCAAAGCTTGGAATCCAATGATTTGTAA